From a region of the Helicobacter hepaticus ATCC 51449 genome:
- a CDS encoding TolC family protein translates to MKKWIFLFVGVALNTLQAEYLELESAYKQVLQNNDGLKSTQSAVDKQEKLKNATKMLYLPQVSLDAFYIHLQSPMNTHLFNASELGNLGGIGGIAPLLARPITLQDQNIIFGALNIMYPLFTGGKRHFANKLSDIAFDDALLTLKLKELSLFEDCAKLYYGVVLAHQILDTLQDANEGHLTHYKNAQKLQEKGQIARLETLQAQVNYDKSTIEVQKASDNLNIAVMAFNAMLNREYNAPFELTPNIDIKQDAILQNVDYFVNKTLEVYPALHIMDNQVKSTHELSHIEFSSFLPEIGAFGSYMLNDNSSLLDKAMPNWYVGIGARWSLLSPNGRIQKYQASKIASIQAEFATSQARKDLKTLCEKTYNEVLSYKSQYFSLDSSVELAKENLKLRQKAFLQGMSTSTEVSDAQNALSLVLIERQSVAYSYAISLARLLALSGEVERFYGFFN, encoded by the coding sequence ATGAAAAAATGGATATTCTTGTTTGTGGGGGTAGCTTTGAATACTCTACAAGCAGAGTATTTGGAATTAGAGAGTGCCTATAAGCAAGTTTTACAAAATAATGATGGATTAAAATCTACGCAGAGTGCAGTTGATAAACAAGAAAAGCTCAAGAATGCAACCAAAATGCTTTACCTCCCTCAAGTCTCACTTGATGCATTTTATATACATTTGCAATCACCGATGAATACACATCTTTTTAATGCTTCTGAACTTGGGAATCTTGGTGGCATTGGCGGTATTGCCCCCTTGCTCGCACGACCTATCACTCTACAAGATCAAAATATTATCTTTGGTGCACTTAATATTATGTATCCGCTTTTTACAGGTGGTAAGCGGCATTTTGCTAATAAACTTTCTGACATTGCCTTTGATGATGCACTTCTTACCCTTAAACTCAAAGAGTTAAGCCTTTTTGAAGATTGTGCAAAACTTTATTATGGTGTGGTATTAGCCCATCAGATTCTTGATACACTCCAAGATGCAAATGAGGGACATCTCACGCATTATAAAAATGCACAAAAACTGCAAGAAAAAGGGCAAATTGCACGTTTAGAAACACTCCAAGCCCAAGTAAATTATGATAAATCAACGATTGAAGTGCAAAAAGCAAGCGATAATCTCAATATTGCTGTTATGGCGTTTAATGCAATGTTGAATAGAGAATATAATGCACCTTTTGAATTAACACCAAACATTGATATTAAACAAGATGCGATATTACAAAATGTGGATTATTTTGTAAATAAAACACTTGAAGTCTATCCAGCTTTGCATATAATGGATAATCAAGTTAAATCTACACACGAACTTTCGCATATTGAATTTTCTTCATTTTTGCCAGAAATAGGAGCTTTTGGAAGTTATATGCTCAATGATAATAGCTCCTTGCTTGATAAAGCTATGCCAAATTGGTATGTGGGTATAGGTGCAAGGTGGTCTCTTCTTTCGCCTAATGGGAGAATCCAGAAATATCAAGCAAGCAAAATAGCTTCTATTCAAGCAGAGTTTGCTACTTCGCAAGCTAGAAAAGATTTAAAAACGCTCTGTGAAAAAACTTATAATGAAGTCCTTTCATATAAATCACAATATTTTAGTCTTGATTCTTCGGTTGAGCTTGCCAAAGAGAATCTAAAATTGCGTCAGAAGGCATTTTTGCAAGGTATGAGCACAAGCACAGAAGTAAGTGATGCGCAAAATGCTCTCTCACTTGTTCTTATTGAGCGCCAGAGTGTAGCATATAGCTATGCAATTTCACTTGCGCGACTTCTTGCTTTAAGCGGAGAGGTGGAAAGATTCTATGGATTTTTTAATTAA
- a CDS encoding HlyD family secretion protein, with protein sequence MKINIKLVALVVIALAFLLWLVVSFSRAYEPKENRIYAQVQAREYAISSKVAGRVENIFVKKGDMLKKGDLVYSIDSPELQAKLEQAKAGYQAAKALSTETKQGARVETIQSAKDVWQGAKTMANLAKSTYERIESLYKDGVVSQQRRDEAYANYTTAKHNENVTYQQYKIALDGASAETKIAAQAKEDAAAGQVNEVESYAKDTQAIAPTNGEVSNVLLHEGELAPSGFPVALMIDMNDAWIVFHLPEYRLKDFTKGATFEAFIPALDKRAEFRVEFVSVMGDFATWRATSASKGYDVKTFEVEAYPTTPIEGLRVGMSVLID encoded by the coding sequence ATGAAAATAAATATCAAGCTTGTAGCATTAGTCGTTATAGCTTTGGCATTTTTATTGTGGCTCGTGGTAAGCTTTAGTCGTGCTTATGAGCCAAAGGAAAATAGAATCTACGCCCAAGTGCAAGCACGTGAATACGCTATTAGCTCTAAGGTTGCAGGACGAGTGGAAAATATCTTTGTTAAAAAAGGAGATATGCTTAAAAAGGGTGATTTGGTATATAGTATTGATTCTCCAGAGTTGCAAGCTAAGCTTGAACAAGCAAAAGCTGGGTATCAAGCAGCAAAAGCTCTAAGCACAGAGACGAAGCAAGGCGCAAGAGTGGAGACTATCCAATCAGCAAAAGATGTTTGGCAAGGTGCTAAAACAATGGCGAACCTTGCTAAAAGCACTTATGAACGCATAGAATCCCTTTATAAAGATGGTGTAGTGAGCCAACAAAGGCGTGATGAAGCATATGCAAACTACACTACTGCCAAGCATAATGAAAATGTAACCTATCAACAATACAAAATTGCTCTTGATGGCGCAAGTGCCGAGACAAAAATAGCTGCACAAGCCAAAGAAGATGCGGCAGCCGGACAAGTAAATGAAGTTGAAAGCTATGCTAAAGATACTCAAGCTATTGCACCAACAAATGGAGAGGTAAGCAATGTTTTACTGCACGAAGGTGAGCTTGCACCTAGTGGATTCCCTGTGGCATTGATGATTGATATGAATGATGCGTGGATTGTCTTTCATCTTCCCGAATATCGTTTAAAAGATTTTACTAAAGGTGCGACTTTTGAAGCATTTATCCCCGCTTTGGATAAAAGAGCAGAATTTAGAGTAGAATTTGTCTCTGTTATGGGAGATTTTGCTACTTGGAGAGCCACAAGTGCGTCTAAAGGTTATGATGTGAAAACCTTTGAAGTTGAAGCATATCCTACCACTCCTATTGAGGGCTTACGCGTAGGTATGAGTGTGCTTATTGATTAG
- a CDS encoding NFACT family protein — protein MNLALLKGISTYLQNMENILCFKRKEINLFMLLCQDKQGNKHRIYFDMTRSQSGAFINEQEILNTQEFKAPFDNKLARCATYAKIEQVRIDGENRILQILISQKGHYKLQYFWLICEFTGKHTNVIICDESFVVLEALRHIPLSKSWREVRVGKVLQPLPQPSKKPLPQEIPSLSQTLDLLHRAYVERYCQSHNTKKQALLKSLHTKKENLLQMLHTLPKYDELLASAKQYAHYGEVLFGSLHLLPTHKITSSHLSLQDFDGGVLEIELPAFARDLQEAGNWYFTQSKKYHKKAQHLHKQIENLQDKIDFLSDKIALIEQCDELSNIFATQDKKPKTKDKSTQTKDIESFFIEGFKISVGRNAKENQRLLESAKADDLWFHIKDVPSAHLIIHCGKTMPTNAVIEKSVEILVGLYAVRKGGGDFVVDYTKRRFVKPAQNAQVTYAKHKSIKYKYP, from the coding sequence TTGAATCTCGCATTATTAAAGGGTATAAGCACATATCTGCAAAATATGGAAAACATCTTATGTTTTAAACGCAAAGAAATAAACCTCTTTATGCTCCTCTGCCAAGATAAACAAGGCAATAAACATAGAATCTATTTTGATATGACGCGCTCTCAAAGTGGTGCATTTATAAATGAGCAAGAAATACTCAATACACAAGAGTTTAAAGCCCCATTTGATAATAAACTAGCTCGTTGTGCTACTTATGCAAAAATAGAACAAGTGCGCATAGATGGAGAAAATAGAATCTTACAGATTCTCATAAGCCAAAAGGGGCACTACAAACTCCAATATTTTTGGCTCATATGTGAATTTACAGGAAAGCATACAAATGTCATAATATGTGATGAAAGCTTTGTAGTTCTTGAAGCATTGCGACACATTCCACTTAGTAAATCGTGGCGTGAAGTGCGTGTAGGCAAAGTGCTTCAACCTCTACCTCAACCCTCCAAAAAGCCATTACCACAGGAAATCCCCTCACTTAGTCAAACGCTGGACTTACTTCATCGTGCATATGTGGAGAGATATTGCCAATCTCACAATACCAAAAAACAAGCTTTGCTTAAATCCCTGCACACAAAAAAAGAGAATCTCCTGCAGATGCTTCATACTCTGCCAAAATATGATGAGCTCTTAGCATCTGCAAAGCAATACGCACACTATGGTGAAGTGCTTTTTGGCTCATTACATCTTTTGCCAACGCATAAAATCACCTCATCGCATTTATCCTTGCAAGATTTTGATGGCGGAGTGCTAGAGATTGAACTTCCTGCTTTTGCTAGAGATTTACAAGAAGCTGGAAATTGGTATTTCACTCAAAGCAAAAAATACCATAAAAAAGCTCAACATCTCCATAAACAAATAGAGAATCTCCAAGATAAGATTGATTTTCTCTCTGATAAAATTGCACTTATAGAGCAATGCGATGAGTTAAGTAATATATTTGCCACTCAAGATAAAAAGCCCAAAACCAAAGATAAATCTACGCAAACAAAGGATATAGAGAGTTTTTTTATTGAGGGATTCAAAATTAGTGTAGGACGCAATGCAAAGGAAAATCAACGACTTTTAGAATCTGCAAAGGCTGATGATTTGTGGTTTCATATTAAAGATGTGCCAAGTGCACATTTAATCATACATTGTGGGAAAACAATGCCCACAAATGCCGTGATTGAAAAAAGTGTGGAGATTCTTGTAGGGCTATATGCAGTGCGTAAAGGTGGTGGTGATTTTGTAGTGGATTATACCAAGCGGCGATTTGTCAAACCCGCGCAGAATGCACAAGTAACTTATGCCAAGCATAAAAGTATAAAATATAAATATCCATAG
- a CDS encoding 5'-methylthioadenosine/adenosylhomocysteine nucleosidase, with amino-acid sequence MTLGIIGAMIEEITPLLELFGDYKGRQVGGNTYYEIQRGEHKIFVAYSKIGKVHSALTSSTMILHFGCEKIIFSGVAGGLSADLKVGDLILGQKLCQYDVDISAFGHPLGFIPESKIFIESDATLNSIAREIAKKQGIKLKEGTIASGDAFIADSQKKQWIIQHFGADAVEMEGASVAVVCDLLAVPFCILRSISDSADGNADVSFDEFLVSSAKRSADFVMMMCEMILAHK; translated from the coding sequence ATGACACTTGGTATTATAGGGGCAATGATTGAAGAGATTACGCCTTTGCTTGAGCTCTTTGGTGATTATAAAGGCAGACAAGTTGGCGGCAATACTTATTATGAAATTCAAAGAGGTGAACACAAAATTTTTGTTGCTTATAGCAAAATTGGCAAAGTTCATTCCGCTTTGACATCAAGCACAATGATTTTACATTTTGGTTGCGAGAAAATTATTTTTAGTGGTGTAGCAGGCGGTTTGAGTGCAGATTTGAAAGTGGGTGATTTAATATTGGGGCAAAAACTTTGTCAATATGATGTAGATATTAGTGCATTTGGACACCCATTGGGTTTTATTCCTGAGAGCAAAATTTTTATAGAATCTGATGCTACACTCAATAGCATTGCACGTGAGATTGCAAAGAAACAAGGCATTAAACTTAAAGAAGGCACTATTGCATCAGGTGATGCTTTTATAGCTGATTCTCAAAAAAAGCAGTGGATTATCCAGCATTTTGGAGCTGATGCAGTAGAAATGGAAGGAGCATCTGTAGCTGTAGTATGTGATTTGCTTGCTGTGCCATTTTGTATTTTACGCTCCATTAGTGATAGTGCTGATGGAAACGCCGATGTAAGCTTTGATGAATTTTTGGTAAGCTCGGCAAAACGCAGTGCTGATTTTGTAATGATGATGTGTGAAATGATTTTAGCCCACAAATAA
- the rpmB gene encoding 50S ribosomal protein L28: MARKCFFTGKGPMVGNNVSHANNKTKKRSLPNLRSIRLKLEDGTSVRVKVAASTLRTIKKYS; this comes from the coding sequence ATGGCAAGAAAATGTTTTTTCACAGGTAAGGGTCCTATGGTTGGAAACAATGTAAGTCACGCAAATAACAAAACAAAAAAGCGTTCTTTGCCTAATCTTCGCAGTATTCGACTTAAACTTGAAGATGGAACAAGCGTAAGAGTAAAAGTTGCCGCTTCCACATTGCGAACGATAAAAAAATATTCTTAA
- a CDS encoding TIGR02757 family protein, producing the protein MKKLKAMLDAHYMLKNTSQEINAQNPDPLLVAKKYQHTPYFAEIALICALLSYGNAKAIVQMLQKLDFSLLHSRTKIRNATFPYYRFQTSADIQNIFESVACMLENGGLLTYFLKAYKNPPAHFALWHQSANKNHARILYSIYHCIDALYSFLCKDTKSKGLHFAFGTSYSVHINTYGAFPTGACALKRWNMLLRWLVRKDEIDIGCWQEHIPTSHLILPLDTHTFKLCLKLKILKRKSYDLQSALQATDTLCMLNPNDPISYDFALYRIGQSKQDICEDLFI; encoded by the coding sequence GTGAAAAAGCTTAAGGCAATGCTTGATGCTCACTATATGCTTAAAAATACTTCTCAAGAGATAAATGCGCAAAATCCAGACCCTTTACTTGTGGCAAAAAAATACCAACACACGCCTTATTTTGCAGAAATTGCTCTTATATGTGCGCTTCTCTCTTATGGAAATGCAAAAGCAATCGTGCAGATGCTCCAAAAACTTGACTTCTCACTTTTGCACTCTCGCACAAAAATACGCAATGCGACATTTCCTTATTATAGATTTCAAACAAGTGCAGATATTCAAAATATATTTGAATCTGTGGCTTGTATGCTTGAAAATGGTGGTTTGCTCACATATTTTCTTAAAGCCTATAAAAATCCTCCTGCACATTTTGCACTTTGGCATCAAAGTGCAAATAAAAACCACGCACGCATTCTTTATAGTATTTATCATTGCATTGATGCTCTTTATTCTTTTTTATGTAAAGACACTAAAAGTAAAGGGTTACATTTTGCATTTGGCACATCTTATAGTGTCCATATAAATACTTATGGTGCATTTCCCACTGGTGCTTGTGCATTAAAACGTTGGAATATGCTCCTACGATGGCTTGTGCGCAAAGATGAGATTGATATTGGTTGTTGGCAAGAGCATATACCAACTTCACACTTAATATTGCCTCTTGATACTCATACTTTTAAACTTTGCCTTAAGCTTAAGATTCTAAAACGCAAAAGTTATGATTTACAAAGCGCACTGCAAGCCACTGATACCCTATGTATGCTAAACCCTAACGACCCTATATCATATGACTTTGCCCTCTATCGTATAGGACAAAGCAAACAAGATATATGTGAGGATTTATTTATCTAA
- the fabD gene encoding ACP S-malonyltransferase has translation MKYAFIFPGQGSQKIGMGKEFYDNFAVAKELFEEASDSLGLDMKHLLFEENDKLNLTLYTQPAIFLVSAIAHSVFQSECPLMPKVAMGHSLGEVSAVVLSEGMSFSQGIKLTHKRGELMTQACEGKDAGMMVIVGVEDKKLEDFSQEAQKNGKSIWCANYNGNGQVVLAGCKKDLSEAESTLKALGAKRALLLPMSVASHCPMLESALPAFTQLLDESLNEHLSTPILSNATLETYNTKAQAKSLLSKQLTHPVLYKQSILRLNDEVDAFIEFGNGSVLRGLNKRLSTLPTWNIENLASLKECIDSIKSGV, from the coding sequence ATGAAATACGCATTTATTTTTCCCGGACAAGGCTCCCAAAAAATAGGTATGGGCAAGGAATTTTATGATAACTTTGCTGTGGCAAAAGAGCTTTTTGAGGAAGCATCTGATAGCTTGGGTTTAGATATGAAACATCTTCTTTTTGAAGAAAATGATAAACTTAACCTTACATTATATACTCAGCCAGCAATTTTTCTTGTCAGTGCTATTGCTCATAGTGTTTTTCAAAGCGAATGTCCATTAATGCCAAAAGTGGCTATGGGGCACTCTCTTGGTGAAGTAAGTGCAGTAGTATTATCTGAAGGTATGAGTTTTTCACAAGGGATAAAACTTACACATAAGCGTGGAGAGCTTATGACACAGGCGTGTGAAGGCAAAGATGCAGGAATGATGGTTATTGTAGGCGTGGAGGATAAAAAACTTGAGGATTTTTCGCAAGAAGCACAAAAAAATGGTAAAAGCATTTGGTGTGCAAACTATAATGGCAATGGACAAGTTGTACTTGCAGGGTGTAAAAAAGACTTAAGTGAAGCAGAATCTACCCTTAAAGCACTTGGTGCAAAGCGGGCACTTTTGCTTCCTATGTCGGTTGCTAGCCATTGTCCTATGTTAGAATCAGCTCTACCAGCTTTCACACAGCTTTTAGATGAAAGCTTGAATGAGCATCTAAGCACACCTATTCTTTCAAATGCTACACTTGAAACTTATAATACAAAAGCACAAGCAAAATCATTACTAAGCAAACAGCTTACACACCCTGTGCTTTATAAGCAATCTATTCTTAGGCTTAATGATGAGGTTGATGCTTTTATTGAATTTGGTAATGGCAGTGTATTGCGGGGATTAAATAAGCGCTTAAGCACTCTACCTACTTGGAATATTGAGAATCTTGCAAGCTTGAAGGAATGTATTGATAGCATTAAGAGTGGAGTTTAA
- a CDS encoding SixA phosphatase family protein: MKTITLLRHADTISREEYRLNNKKDKSDIFRPLSKLGKTQSKHIAHLAAQHLHFDVIFCSPAKRTQQTLKPLSKYVRSDSIILCDEILPDCGLEGYMKLIEKKSFQKAQNALIVGHQPDLKSFATYLCPSFRALVPKGVLMRFILHSGSNGLEGQGVIDFILPPFMLEDFKK, translated from the coding sequence ATGAAAACAATTACTCTTTTGCGCCACGCCGATACAATAAGTAGGGAAGAATACCGACTCAACAATAAAAAAGATAAAAGTGATATTTTTCGTCCATTAAGTAAGCTTGGTAAAACTCAAAGTAAGCATATAGCGCATTTAGCTGCACAACATTTGCACTTTGATGTCATCTTTTGCTCACCTGCTAAACGCACACAGCAAACGCTTAAACCCTTAAGCAAATATGTGCGTTCGGATTCTATAATTCTGTGTGATGAGATTCTTCCTGATTGCGGACTTGAGGGATATATGAAGCTTATAGAAAAAAAATCATTTCAAAAAGCACAAAATGCGCTTATTGTAGGACATCAACCTGATTTAAAGAGTTTTGCAACTTATCTTTGTCCTTCATTTCGTGCACTTGTCCCTAAGGGCGTATTGATGAGGTTTATACTTCATTCTGGCAGCAATGGACTTGAAGGACAAGGTGTAATTGATTTTATTTTGCCACCCTTTATGCTTGAAGATTTTAAAAAATAA
- a CDS encoding YdcH family protein: MFHEYRDEVTALKTSDAHFAKIFDEHNELDDRIKKIEDGEELMSDMELEVLKKQKLRLKDEAYAMILEYRKSH; encoded by the coding sequence ATGTTTCACGAATATAGAGATGAGGTTACTGCGCTCAAAACAAGTGATGCGCATTTTGCAAAAATTTTTGATGAGCATAATGAGCTTGATGATAGAATTAAAAAGATTGAAGATGGCGAGGAACTTATGAGTGATATGGAGCTTGAGGTGCTCAAAAAACAAAAGCTTCGCCTCAAAGATGAAGCCTATGCAATGATTTTAGAATATCGCAAATCCCATTAG
- a CDS encoding prepilin-type N-terminal cleavage/methylation domain-containing protein gives MRYAHYIRTKRGAFSMMELVFVIIILGILAAIALPRLSLTRSDAQLIAVENDIIGALNAIQREVFSQNIEPSTLDGVKMLELAGLSHSRWIAQNNGVRLAKNGVLDTQNDCITLMQENGKIIFFIQPKADSTLCTKLLERHKMRREVPLSTSNAIF, from the coding sequence ATGAGATATGCTCACTATATACGCACAAAGCGTGGAGCATTTAGTATGATGGAGCTTGTATTTGTTATCATTATACTTGGGATTCTTGCCGCCATTGCGTTGCCACGACTTTCACTCACACGTTCTGATGCTCAACTTATTGCAGTGGAAAATGATATTATTGGAGCGCTTAATGCAATTCAGCGCGAAGTTTTTAGTCAAAATATTGAACCCTCTACTCTTGATGGAGTAAAAATGCTTGAACTTGCTGGCCTTAGTCATTCGCGCTGGATAGCACAGAATAATGGTGTGCGACTTGCCAAAAATGGTGTGCTTGATACACAAAATGATTGCATAACGCTTATGCAAGAAAATGGTAAAATTATCTTTTTTATTCAACCCAAAGCAGATTCTACTTTATGCACCAAATTACTTGAGCGACATAAGATGAGGCGAGAAGTGCCGCTTAGCACCTCAAATGCAATTTTCTAA
- the argJ gene encoding bifunctional glutamate N-acetyltransferase/amino-acid acetyltransferase ArgJ, which translates to MFEIIPIKGGVNAPQGFYADGVSAGLKPPLPNGAPALDVAFLYSEDVLKPFTLFTSNRFQAAPITHFKHFIKGKESNFVLINTKNANAMTGERGVQDVCDILSSLTQKFPFIQNPIMSSTGVIGQYLPKEKIIASFASFDFNAKCENAHTRAADAIRTTDAFSKEIALRVRLDNGESFCIGAMAKGAGMIQPALATMLCFITTDALVPQNEGDRILRECAKTSFNAISVDGDMSTNDSVFLFANGRSGVYNEAAFKEALKMIMHKLATDMVRDGEGSTKLVAFEVCGARDESQAICAAKALTNSLLVKTAIYGEDPNWGRIASTIGASGVECNEESLRIAFDSVVVFDRGQICFDEENEARAAAVMEQESFRITCDLGIGEGHFVAYGCDLGYRYIDINADYRS; encoded by the coding sequence ATGTTTGAGATTATTCCTATTAAAGGTGGTGTCAATGCGCCACAGGGATTCTACGCAGATGGTGTAAGTGCGGGATTAAAGCCTCCGCTTCCTAATGGTGCTCCTGCACTTGATGTAGCATTTTTATATAGTGAAGATGTGCTCAAGCCCTTTACACTTTTTACGAGTAATCGTTTTCAAGCAGCTCCCATAACGCATTTTAAACACTTTATAAAAGGCAAAGAGAGTAATTTCGTGCTTATTAATACCAAAAATGCAAATGCGATGACAGGAGAGAGAGGGGTGCAAGATGTGTGCGATATTTTATCATCACTTACGCAAAAATTTCCCTTTATACAAAACCCTATAATGTCAAGCACAGGCGTTATCGGGCAGTATCTCCCTAAAGAGAAAATAATTGCTTCTTTTGCCTCCTTTGATTTTAATGCTAAGTGTGAAAATGCTCACACTCGTGCTGCTGATGCAATACGCACGACAGATGCTTTTAGTAAAGAAATCGCATTAAGGGTGCGACTTGATAATGGTGAGAGCTTTTGTATTGGAGCTATGGCAAAGGGAGCAGGTATGATACAACCTGCTCTTGCAACTATGCTTTGTTTTATCACAACTGATGCACTTGTACCTCAAAATGAAGGTGATAGAATCTTGCGTGAATGCGCTAAGACAAGCTTTAATGCTATTAGTGTAGATGGCGATATGAGCACGAATGATTCCGTATTTTTGTTTGCCAATGGACGCAGTGGGGTATATAATGAAGCGGCTTTCAAAGAAGCATTGAAAATGATTATGCACAAACTTGCTACTGATATGGTAAGAGATGGCGAAGGTTCTACTAAGCTTGTAGCCTTTGAAGTGTGTGGCGCAAGAGATGAATCACAAGCTATATGTGCTGCAAAAGCCCTTACAAATTCACTTTTGGTAAAAACTGCTATTTATGGGGAAGATCCAAATTGGGGGAGAATTGCCTCAACAATCGGTGCAAGTGGTGTAGAATGCAATGAGGAAAGTTTGAGAATCGCCTTTGATTCTGTGGTAGTATTTGATAGAGGGCAGATATGTTTTGATGAAGAGAATGAAGCAAGGGCAGCGGCTGTAATGGAACAAGAAAGTTTTAGAATCACTTGTGATTTGGGCATAGGTGAGGGACATTTTGTCGCTTATGGTTGTGATTTGGGCTATCGCTATATAGATATTAATGCTGATTATAGAAGCTAG
- a CDS encoding potassium channel family protein, whose amino-acid sequence MFARFKKFLHWGNTPKPDISLAGELYEQLKPFRLPLILVQFFLLFGTLGYLALEDYDLMQAFFQTSYTFTNTGFGSLKENEFSTITIFFTVILMVCGAGVVTFSVAFIMSVVNNGTLIRLIKEQKMVYKIARLQNHYVICYHNEFTTELAQQFLEAHIPFVVVDNSPDFEVQAQKHKYPYYIIDDPHTHIAMLKSHLSSAKGIISFSKNPADNITMVVSARIFEEELRRKPYYIIANANSQEESKKLKKIGCDAVISASKLMAQRISAMAVRPDMENLLERFLYQRDTPLDLEEIIVPRYSWLVLRKLKEAHFRDVTNVSVVGLTQKDGVYITMPNGNTIVSSECKLLVIGTSENIRATKRLIMKKQKPREVDYV is encoded by the coding sequence TTGTTTGCAAGATTTAAGAAATTTCTTCACTGGGGCAATACCCCGAAACCAGACATTTCTTTAGCTGGTGAGCTCTACGAGCAGCTCAAACCCTTTAGACTTCCGCTTATTCTTGTTCAATTTTTTCTTCTTTTTGGCACATTAGGGTATTTAGCATTAGAAGATTATGATTTAATGCAGGCATTTTTTCAAACTTCTTATACTTTTACAAATACAGGATTTGGCTCATTAAAAGAAAATGAATTTAGCACAATCACTATTTTTTTCACTGTTATTTTAATGGTGTGTGGAGCGGGAGTTGTAACTTTTAGCGTGGCATTTATTATGAGTGTGGTGAATAATGGCACTCTTATTAGATTAATTAAGGAGCAAAAAATGGTATATAAAATTGCGCGTTTGCAAAATCATTATGTGATTTGCTATCACAATGAATTTACTACTGAACTTGCCCAGCAGTTTTTAGAAGCTCATATTCCCTTTGTCGTGGTGGATAATTCTCCTGATTTTGAAGTCCAAGCCCAAAAGCATAAGTATCCTTATTACATTATTGATGACCCACATACGCATATAGCTATGCTCAAATCTCACCTCTCAAGTGCAAAAGGTATCATAAGCTTTTCTAAGAATCCTGCGGATAATATTACTATGGTGGTGAGTGCACGTATCTTTGAAGAAGAGCTAAGAAGAAAGCCTTATTATATTATCGCTAACGCTAATTCTCAAGAAGAGAGCAAAAAGCTTAAAAAAATAGGCTGTGATGCCGTAATTTCTGCCTCTAAGCTTATGGCACAGAGAATCTCTGCAATGGCAGTGCGTCCTGATATGGAGAATCTCCTTGAGCGGTTTTTATATCAACGTGATACGCCGCTTGATTTGGAAGAAATTATCGTGCCACGTTATTCGTGGCTTGTGCTAAGAAAGCTTAAAGAAGCACATTTCCGCGATGTTACAAATGTATCTGTGGTGGGACTAACGCAAAAAGATGGCGTTTATATCACTATGCCAAATGGTAATACAATTGTTTCAAGCGAATGCAAACTCCTTGTGATTGGCACAAGTGAAAATATTCGTGCTACCAAACGTTTGATTATGAAAAAGCAAAAACCAAGAGAGGTTGATTATGTTTGA